Proteins encoded within one genomic window of Siniperca chuatsi isolate FFG_IHB_CAS linkage group LG4, ASM2008510v1, whole genome shotgun sequence:
- the lyrm5b gene encoding LYR motif-containing protein 5B translates to MANPLRAEVVRLYKNLLYLGREYPKGGDYFRDRLRAAFTKNKSVRDPEQIREMIARGEYVSRELEALYYLRKYRAMKKRYYED, encoded by the exons ATGGCGAACCCCCTGAGGGCCGAAGTGGTTCGACTCTATAAGAAC CTCCTCTACCTCGGACGAGAGTATCCTAAAGGTGGCGACTACTTCAGGGACCGTCTGAGAGCGGCGTTCACTAAAAACAAGTCCGTGCGGGACCCGGAGCAGATCCGGGAGATGATCGCTCGGGGGGAGTACGTGTCCAGAGAGCTGGAGGCGCTCTACTACCTGCGGAAATACAGAGCCATGAAGAAGCGCTACTACGAGGACTGA